From the genome of Anopheles moucheti chromosome 3, idAnoMoucSN_F20_07, whole genome shotgun sequence, one region includes:
- the LOC128300413 gene encoding MOB kinase activator-like 3: MALNGFLEFFQREKTFRPKKRFTQGTIRYSLHKQANASLQSGINLKEVVRLPAGENMNDWLAEAHVNTCYKHFYYFVTEFDLMSAKELEPLAVMTAQMCKD; this comes from the exons ATGGCACTGAACGGGTTTTTGGAATTCTTTCAACGGGAGAAAACGTTCCGGCCGAAGAAACGGTTCACCCAGGGCACAATCCGGTATTCGCTGCACAAGCAAGCCAACGCCAGCCTCCAGTCAGGTATCAATCTAAAGGAGGTGGTAAGGCTTCCGGCGGGAGAGAACATGAACGATTGGCTTGCG GAAGCGCACGTCAACACCTGCTATAAACATTTCTACTACTTCGTGACCGAGTTCGACCTGATGTCAGCAAAAGAACTCGAGCCTCTCGCCGTGATGACGGCGCAAATGTGCAAAGACTAA
- the LOC128303618 gene encoding mitochondrial import receptor subunit TOM40 homolog 1-like has protein sequence MGNVLASSKPIAGPGGLPPPMPTEALTSVGDGAGAPDKASGDAKPLENPGTMEELHRKCKDVMPTNFEGAKLMINKGLSNHFQVSHTINLNSSNTSGYRFGAMYVGTKQLSPTEAFPVVLGDIDPSGNLNANIIHQVTPNVRCKFASQIQSSKVTAAQLTTDYKGPNYTTSLTVGNPNIINNSGVMVAHYLQAITNRLAMGGEFAYQYGPAVPGGQIALMSAAARYATDLYTWSGTVGAAGVHLCYYQRASEQLQIGAEVETNFRMQESVATIGYQVDLPKSDLVFRGMVDSNWTVGAVLEKKLQPLPFTFALSGMLNHTKNQFRLGCGLIVG, from the exons ATGGGTAACGTGTTGGCATCCTCGAAACCGATTGCTGGGCCCGGTGGATTACCACCGCCGATGCCCACAGAAGCGCTCACGTCGGTCGGCGATGGTGCCGGTGCACCGGATAAAGCATCGGGTGATGCAAAACCATTAGAAAATCCCGGAACAATGGAAGAACTACACAGGAAATGTAAAG ATGTGATGCCTACAAACTTTGAAGGAGCCAAACTGATGATAAACAAGGGCTTAAGCAACCATTTCCAGGTATCACATACGATTAATCTGAACTCTTCGAATACTAGCGGTTATCGCTTTGGTGCGATGTACGTTGGCACTAAACAACTTTCCCCAACGGAAGCATTTCCCGTCGTGCTCGGTGATATTGATCCATCGGGAAATCTAAATGCAAATATTATTCATCAAGTAACACCGAATGTTCGGTGCAAATTCGCATCACAG ATCCAAAGCAGTAAAGTAACGGCGGCACAACTTACGACAGATTACAAGGGACCGAACTATACAACCTCGCTCACGGTCGGCAATCCAAATATCATTAATAATTCGGGCGTCATGGTCGCGCATTATCTACAGGCCATTACGAATCGATTGGCAATGGGTGGAGAGTTTGCCTATCAGTACGGCCCGGCCGTTCCCGGTGGACAAATCGCTTTAATGTCTGCTGCTGCCAG GTACGCAACGGATCTGTACACATGGTCCGGCACGGTTGGCGCAGCAGGAGTGCATCTTTGCTATTATCAGCGTGCCAGCGAGCAACTTCAAATTGGAGCGGAAGTAGAAACCAACTTCCGGATGCAGGAATCTGTTGCCACCATTGGCTATCAGGTGGACCTACCAAAGTCGGACCTAGTGTTCCGGGGTATGGTGGACAGTAACTGGACGGTAGGAGCCGTCCTAGAGAAAAAGTTACAACCATTACCCTTCACCTTCGCACTCAGTGGTATGCTGAATCACACTAAAAATCAATTCCGACTCGGGTGTGGGTTGATTGTGGGCTAG
- the LOC128303611 gene encoding ubiquitin conjugation factor E4 B isoform X1: MELTPEEIRARRLRKLGAKNTKNASNNNTPSSTETDTSTISGATTSSTGSVAAPAATSTAEVAIVEKSADSQQMPTSITPIVSDKSETMESSSSDNVGSSSSLNSSTDPKTDMILPNTIEASLMLGLEVAEQSQQQQKLRSLHVAVPASTTNATTRKKPIPAVVPTTTSATANAWSFKKRSSSDHSSTKPGGDHHIGLDGTLEPKAQCEQDNRVSAQDELLQIMLRIMKINSKARYSNSRFTIESVILENALEMLERQRYGEFCADVITEVIKGIYYGKLIVSHGEDSDGGRLSDSWSTIPSKKVKPIMLDEVVISRGRSGGSGIAAGSTTATPMDIDIEMQPEEDAPAYCSSKPSMKAFANNRVAALEYLIGCYLRSNEELYSYTKVKKCKKMYLAETLPNVVAVIRQHTLKYAILVLKNTFQSFCQPPGSSSSSGGESATSSAVISGSKSPATGSTALEKSPLLTLMYENKVSSDFMSNLMAESRKSDGEEDFRVIFNAVLDDLFIDMQNAICNENIVADPLNRLKELIETRVDNAHPICLLIVEHKIFLTAFTPDKYFAREISKVSYLAPFLSLSVMLDENPKFASHHFSDNVCDRTLANSFHSILSNTRKVLHSIFLVLLSNQYSRFEMLNYIAAILKSNAKRIQYNADDRFLAKDGFMLNFMSVLQLLSVKINLSRIDPLYPHHPESLVEIDDETKLKFSSQEYADWLVTLKDVKDWEQHKFVTHCWFLTLHAHHLGIIPAIQRYNKLLRATKELQRMVDELNATKSQWENTPLARRNKQVRDRCVSQMNKLSKAKLSCDIAIIDPNVLSACMQFYSTVCEYMLYQIENRPIDGPFTNQKHPSALVASENFSALPEWYIEDIADFILFCMHIYLNPHSRHSISVIDYVDNSIITWILTLVCAPQLIKNPYITAKLIEVLFVTSPTIQTTSQRLYLQIINHELAQTALVSALMKFYTDIETTGQSTEFYDKFTIRYHISHLFKGLWESAMHRQAFVNESKSGKQFVKFVNFFLNDTTYLLDECLEYLKRIHETQVLMMDDAGWNALTQEAQQSRQRQLVQDERQCRSYLTLARETVDMFHYMTIDIKEPFLRPELIDRLSSMLNYNLHQLCGPKCNDLRVRHPHKYGWEPRRLLGQLVDIYLHLSCDEFAAALAADERSFEKQFFEDAANRVERIGIRSHRDVDEFRKLIHKAADIYVKNQENADEFAEAPDDFKDPLMDTLMTDPVILPSGTIMDRAIITRHLLNSSTDPFNRQPLTEDMLKPATELKERIQQWIKEYRAQKQSS, encoded by the exons ATGGAGCTAACACCAGAAGAG ATACGGGCACGAAGGTTAAGAAAGTTAGGTGCGAAAAATACGAAGAATGCCTCCAACAATAATACTCCATCATCCACGGAAACGGATACCAGCACAATATCCGGCGCCACTACTAGTAGTACTGGCTCTGtcgcagcaccagcagcaacttcAACAGCTGAAGTAGCGATAGTAGAAAAATCAGCCGACTCCCAACAAATGCCAACCAGCATCACTCCGATTGTTTCGGATAAATCGGAAACAATGGAAAGCAGTAGCAGCGATAATGTCGGTAGTAGCAGTAGTCTCAATAGTAGCACCGACCCCAAAACTGATATGATTCTACCGAACACAATCGAAGCCTCGCTAATGTTGGGCCTGGAGGTAGCGGAACAAtctcaacagcaacagaaacTACGTTCCCTTCACGTGGCAGTTCCAGCATCGACTACGAATGCAACAACGCGCAAGAAGCCAATACCGGCGGTGGTTCCAACGACGACCAGCGCAACAGCCAACGCATGGTCGTTCAAAAAACGATCATCATCTGACCACAGCTCTACAAAACCAGGCGGAGATCATCATATTGGTCTAGACGGTACTCTCGAGCCGAAAGCACAATGCGAACAGGATAACCGTGTTTCGGCCCAGGACGAGCTGCTACAGATCATGCTGCGCattatgaaaataaacagtAAAGCACGTTACTCCAACTCTCGATTTACAATTGAATCGGTCATACTAGAGAATGCGCTTGAAATGTTAGAACGGCAGCGATATGGTGAGTTTTGTGCGGATGTGATCACCGAGGTGATTAAAGGCATCTACTACGGCAAGCTGATCGTGTCACACGGTGAAGATAGCGATGGAGGCCGCCTGTCGGACAGCTGGAGTACGATCCcgagcaaaaaggtgaaaccgATTATGCTGGACGAGGTTGTGATTAGTCGGGGACGTAGTGGCGGCAGTGGCATTGCCGCAGGTAGTACCACCGCCACTCCGATGGACATCGACATCGAGATGCAGCCGGAGGAAGATGCGCCAGCGTACTGTTCGTCGAAGCCGTCGATGAAAGCGTTCGCTAACAATCGTGTGGCGGCATTGGAATATCTTATCGGTTGTTACTTGCGCTCGAACGAAGAACTCTACAGCTATACGAAGGtgaagaaatgcaaaaaaatgtaTCTCGCCGAAACGCTACCGAATGTGGTGGCGGTAATCCGGCAGCATACGCTTAAGTACGCAATATTGGTACTGAAAAATACCTTCCAAAGCTTCTGCCAACCGCCGGgaagcagtagtagtagtggagGCGAGAGTGCCACCAGCAGCGCGGTTATCAGCGGTAGTAAATCACCGGCCACGGGTAGCACCGCATTGGAGAAATCGCCGCTGCTGACGCTGATGTACGAGAACAAAGTGTCGTCCGACTTCATGTCCAACCTGATGGCGGAAAGTCGCAAATCGGACGGTGAGGAAGATTTTCGCGTCATCTTTAACGCGGTGCTGGACGATCTGTTTATCGACATGCAGAATGCGATCTGTAACGAAAACATCGTGGCGGATCCGCTGAATCGATTGAAGGAGCTAATTGAAACGCGCGTTGACAATGCGCacccgatctgtctgctgattGTGGAGCACAAGATCTTCCTGACCGCGTTCACGCCGGACAAATATTTCGCGCGTGAAATTTCGAAGGTATCGTATCTCGCACCGTTCCTGTCGCTGTCCGTGATGCTGGACGAGAATCCCAAGTTCGCCAGCCATCACTTTTCGGACAACGTGTGCGATCGCACGCTCGCGAACTCGTTCCACTCGATACTGAGCAATACGCGCAAGGTGCTGCACTCGATCTTCCTGGTGCTGCTCTCGAACCAGTACAGCCGGTTCGAAATGCTAAACTATATCGCCGCCATACTGAAGTCGAATGCGAAACGCATCCAGTACAATGCGGACGATCGCTTTCTCGCCAAAGATGGGTTCATGCTAAATTTCATGTCCGTGCTGCAGCTGCTATCGGTAAAGATTAATCTGTCGCGCATCGATCCACTCTACCCACACCATCCGGAAAGTTTGGTCGAGATTGATGATGAGACGAAGCTAAAATTCTCGTCGCAGGAGTATGCCGACTGGCTGGTGACACTGAAGGATGTGAAGGATTGGGAGCAACATAAGTTCGTTACGCACTGCTGGTTTCTAACGCTGCACGCGCATCATCTCGGCATCATCCCGGCGATCCAACGCTACAACAAGCTGCTGCGTGCAACAAAAGAGTTGCAGCGCATGGTGGACGAACTCAATGCAACCAAATCGCAGTGGGAAAACACACCGCTGGCACGGCGCAACAAGCAGGTGCGCGATCGTTGCGTTAGCCAGATGAACAAACTGTCGAAGGCGAAGCTTAGCTGCGACATTGCCATCATCGATCCCAACGTACTGAGCGCCTGCATGCAATTCTACTCGACTGTGTGCGAATATATGCTGTATCAGATCGAGAACCGTCCGATCGATGGACCGTTCACCAACCAGAAGCACCCATCGGCGCTGGTGGCGAGCGAAAATTTTTCCGCCCTTCCCGAATGGTACATCGAGGATATTGCTGACTTTATACTCTTCTGCATGCA TATTTATCTCAATCCTCACTCCAGGCATAGCATCAGCGTGATCGATTATGTCGACAATTCAATCATCACCTGGATTCTGACGCTGGTATGTGCACCGCAGCTGATCAAGAATCCCTACATCACTGCCAAACTGATAGAGGTCCTGTTCGTAACTTCTCCAACCATACAGACCACCTCGCAAAGGCTGTATCTGCAG ATTATCAATCATGAACTTGCTCAGACAGCGTTAGTAAGTGCACTTATGAAGTTTTATACGGATATCGAAACGACGGGACAAAGTACTGAATTTTATGACAAATTTACGATAAG ATATCACATAAGTCATCTATTTAAGGGTCTCTGGGAAAGCGCAATGCATCGTCAGGCGTTTGTAAACGAATCAAAAAGTGGCAAACAGTTCGTGAAGTTTGTGAACTTCTTCCTCAACGACACCACCTACCTGCTGGACGAGTGCTTGGAGTATCTGAAGCGCATCCACGAAACACAGGTACTGATGATGGATGATGCCGGTTGGAATGCACTGACGCAGGAAGCGCAACAGAGCCGACAGCGGCAGCTAGTGCAGGACGAACGCCAGTGCCGGTCGTATCTCACCCTGGCACGGGAAACGGTCGACATGTTCCATTACATGACGATCGACATTAAGGAACCGTTCCTGCGCCCGGAGCTGATCGACCGGCTGAGCTCGATGCTAAACTACAACCTGCACCAGCTGTGCGGTCCGAAATGTAACGATCTGCGCGTACGCCATCCGCACAAGTATGGTTGGGAACCGCGGCGCTTGCTGGGACAGCTGGTCGACATTTATCTGCATCTGAGCTGTGATGAGTTTGCGGCCGCCCTGGCTGCCGATGAGCGTTCGTTCGAAAAGCAATTCTTTGAAGATGCGGCAAACCGCGTAGAACGGATCGGTATACGTTCGCACAGAGACGTGGACGAGTTCCGGAAGCTGATCCATAAGGCAGCTGATATCTATGTGAAAAATCAGGAGAATGCCGATGAGTTTGCGGAAGCGCCAGATGATTTTAAGGACCCGCTGATGGATACACTGATGACGGATCCGGTCATCTTGCCGTCCGGTACGATTATGGACCGGGCGATCATTACGCGGCATCTGCTTAACAGCAGCACCGATCCGTTCAACCGTCAACCACTTACGGAAGATATGCTAAAACCGG ccACGGAACTGAAGGAGCGCATCCAGCAGTGGATCAAAGAGTATCGAGCTCAGAAGCAGTCTAGTTAA
- the LOC128303611 gene encoding ubiquitin conjugation factor E4 B isoform X2, with protein sequence MELTPEEIRARRLRKLGAKNTKNASNNNTPSSTETDTSTISGATTSSTGSVAAPAATSTAEVAIVEKSADSQQMPTSITPIVSDKSETMESSSSDNVGSSSSLNSSTDPKTDMILPNTIEASLMLGLEVAEQSQQQQKLRSLHVAVPASTTNATTRKKPIPAVVPTTTSATANAWSFKKRSSSDHSSTKPGGDHHIGLDGTLEPKAQCEQDNRVSAQDELLQIMLRIMKINSKARYSNSRFTIESVILENALEMLERQRYGEFCADVITEVIKGIYYGKLIVSHGEDSDGGRLSDSWSTIPSKKVKPIMLDEVVISRGRSGGSGIAAGSTTATPMDIDIEMQPEEDAPAYCSSKPSMKAFANNRVAALEYLIGCYLRSNEELYSYTKVKKCKKMYLAETLPNVVAVIRQHTLKYAILVLKNTFQSFCQPPGSSSSSGGESATSSAVISGSKSPATGSTALEKSPLLTLMYENKVSSDFMSNLMAESRKSDGEEDFRVIFNAVLDDLFIDMQNAICNENIVADPLNRLKELIETRVDNAHPICLLIVEHKIFLTAFTPDKYFAREISKVSYLAPFLSLSVMLDENPKFASHHFSDNVCDRTLANSFHSILSNTRKVLHSIFLVLLSNQYSRFEMLNYIAAILKSNAKRIQYNADDRFLAKDGFMLNFMSVLQLLSVKINLSRIDPLYPHHPESLVEIDDETKLKFSSQEYADWLVTLKDVKDWEQHKFVTHCWFLTLHAHHLGIIPAIQRYNKLLRATKELQRMVDELNATKSQWENTPLARRNKQVRDRCVSQMNKLSKAKLSCDIAIIDPNVLSACMQFYSTVCEYMLYQIENRPIDGPFTNQKHPSALVASENFSALPEWYIEDIADFILFCMQHSISVIDYVDNSIITWILTLVCAPQLIKNPYITAKLIEVLFVTSPTIQTTSQRLYLQIINHELAQTALVSALMKFYTDIETTGQSTEFYDKFTIRYHISHLFKGLWESAMHRQAFVNESKSGKQFVKFVNFFLNDTTYLLDECLEYLKRIHETQVLMMDDAGWNALTQEAQQSRQRQLVQDERQCRSYLTLARETVDMFHYMTIDIKEPFLRPELIDRLSSMLNYNLHQLCGPKCNDLRVRHPHKYGWEPRRLLGQLVDIYLHLSCDEFAAALAADERSFEKQFFEDAANRVERIGIRSHRDVDEFRKLIHKAADIYVKNQENADEFAEAPDDFKDPLMDTLMTDPVILPSGTIMDRAIITRHLLNSSTDPFNRQPLTEDMLKPATELKERIQQWIKEYRAQKQSS encoded by the exons ATGGAGCTAACACCAGAAGAG ATACGGGCACGAAGGTTAAGAAAGTTAGGTGCGAAAAATACGAAGAATGCCTCCAACAATAATACTCCATCATCCACGGAAACGGATACCAGCACAATATCCGGCGCCACTACTAGTAGTACTGGCTCTGtcgcagcaccagcagcaacttcAACAGCTGAAGTAGCGATAGTAGAAAAATCAGCCGACTCCCAACAAATGCCAACCAGCATCACTCCGATTGTTTCGGATAAATCGGAAACAATGGAAAGCAGTAGCAGCGATAATGTCGGTAGTAGCAGTAGTCTCAATAGTAGCACCGACCCCAAAACTGATATGATTCTACCGAACACAATCGAAGCCTCGCTAATGTTGGGCCTGGAGGTAGCGGAACAAtctcaacagcaacagaaacTACGTTCCCTTCACGTGGCAGTTCCAGCATCGACTACGAATGCAACAACGCGCAAGAAGCCAATACCGGCGGTGGTTCCAACGACGACCAGCGCAACAGCCAACGCATGGTCGTTCAAAAAACGATCATCATCTGACCACAGCTCTACAAAACCAGGCGGAGATCATCATATTGGTCTAGACGGTACTCTCGAGCCGAAAGCACAATGCGAACAGGATAACCGTGTTTCGGCCCAGGACGAGCTGCTACAGATCATGCTGCGCattatgaaaataaacagtAAAGCACGTTACTCCAACTCTCGATTTACAATTGAATCGGTCATACTAGAGAATGCGCTTGAAATGTTAGAACGGCAGCGATATGGTGAGTTTTGTGCGGATGTGATCACCGAGGTGATTAAAGGCATCTACTACGGCAAGCTGATCGTGTCACACGGTGAAGATAGCGATGGAGGCCGCCTGTCGGACAGCTGGAGTACGATCCcgagcaaaaaggtgaaaccgATTATGCTGGACGAGGTTGTGATTAGTCGGGGACGTAGTGGCGGCAGTGGCATTGCCGCAGGTAGTACCACCGCCACTCCGATGGACATCGACATCGAGATGCAGCCGGAGGAAGATGCGCCAGCGTACTGTTCGTCGAAGCCGTCGATGAAAGCGTTCGCTAACAATCGTGTGGCGGCATTGGAATATCTTATCGGTTGTTACTTGCGCTCGAACGAAGAACTCTACAGCTATACGAAGGtgaagaaatgcaaaaaaatgtaTCTCGCCGAAACGCTACCGAATGTGGTGGCGGTAATCCGGCAGCATACGCTTAAGTACGCAATATTGGTACTGAAAAATACCTTCCAAAGCTTCTGCCAACCGCCGGgaagcagtagtagtagtggagGCGAGAGTGCCACCAGCAGCGCGGTTATCAGCGGTAGTAAATCACCGGCCACGGGTAGCACCGCATTGGAGAAATCGCCGCTGCTGACGCTGATGTACGAGAACAAAGTGTCGTCCGACTTCATGTCCAACCTGATGGCGGAAAGTCGCAAATCGGACGGTGAGGAAGATTTTCGCGTCATCTTTAACGCGGTGCTGGACGATCTGTTTATCGACATGCAGAATGCGATCTGTAACGAAAACATCGTGGCGGATCCGCTGAATCGATTGAAGGAGCTAATTGAAACGCGCGTTGACAATGCGCacccgatctgtctgctgattGTGGAGCACAAGATCTTCCTGACCGCGTTCACGCCGGACAAATATTTCGCGCGTGAAATTTCGAAGGTATCGTATCTCGCACCGTTCCTGTCGCTGTCCGTGATGCTGGACGAGAATCCCAAGTTCGCCAGCCATCACTTTTCGGACAACGTGTGCGATCGCACGCTCGCGAACTCGTTCCACTCGATACTGAGCAATACGCGCAAGGTGCTGCACTCGATCTTCCTGGTGCTGCTCTCGAACCAGTACAGCCGGTTCGAAATGCTAAACTATATCGCCGCCATACTGAAGTCGAATGCGAAACGCATCCAGTACAATGCGGACGATCGCTTTCTCGCCAAAGATGGGTTCATGCTAAATTTCATGTCCGTGCTGCAGCTGCTATCGGTAAAGATTAATCTGTCGCGCATCGATCCACTCTACCCACACCATCCGGAAAGTTTGGTCGAGATTGATGATGAGACGAAGCTAAAATTCTCGTCGCAGGAGTATGCCGACTGGCTGGTGACACTGAAGGATGTGAAGGATTGGGAGCAACATAAGTTCGTTACGCACTGCTGGTTTCTAACGCTGCACGCGCATCATCTCGGCATCATCCCGGCGATCCAACGCTACAACAAGCTGCTGCGTGCAACAAAAGAGTTGCAGCGCATGGTGGACGAACTCAATGCAACCAAATCGCAGTGGGAAAACACACCGCTGGCACGGCGCAACAAGCAGGTGCGCGATCGTTGCGTTAGCCAGATGAACAAACTGTCGAAGGCGAAGCTTAGCTGCGACATTGCCATCATCGATCCCAACGTACTGAGCGCCTGCATGCAATTCTACTCGACTGTGTGCGAATATATGCTGTATCAGATCGAGAACCGTCCGATCGATGGACCGTTCACCAACCAGAAGCACCCATCGGCGCTGGTGGCGAGCGAAAATTTTTCCGCCCTTCCCGAATGGTACATCGAGGATATTGCTGACTTTATACTCTTCTGCATGCA GCATAGCATCAGCGTGATCGATTATGTCGACAATTCAATCATCACCTGGATTCTGACGCTGGTATGTGCACCGCAGCTGATCAAGAATCCCTACATCACTGCCAAACTGATAGAGGTCCTGTTCGTAACTTCTCCAACCATACAGACCACCTCGCAAAGGCTGTATCTGCAG ATTATCAATCATGAACTTGCTCAGACAGCGTTAGTAAGTGCACTTATGAAGTTTTATACGGATATCGAAACGACGGGACAAAGTACTGAATTTTATGACAAATTTACGATAAG ATATCACATAAGTCATCTATTTAAGGGTCTCTGGGAAAGCGCAATGCATCGTCAGGCGTTTGTAAACGAATCAAAAAGTGGCAAACAGTTCGTGAAGTTTGTGAACTTCTTCCTCAACGACACCACCTACCTGCTGGACGAGTGCTTGGAGTATCTGAAGCGCATCCACGAAACACAGGTACTGATGATGGATGATGCCGGTTGGAATGCACTGACGCAGGAAGCGCAACAGAGCCGACAGCGGCAGCTAGTGCAGGACGAACGCCAGTGCCGGTCGTATCTCACCCTGGCACGGGAAACGGTCGACATGTTCCATTACATGACGATCGACATTAAGGAACCGTTCCTGCGCCCGGAGCTGATCGACCGGCTGAGCTCGATGCTAAACTACAACCTGCACCAGCTGTGCGGTCCGAAATGTAACGATCTGCGCGTACGCCATCCGCACAAGTATGGTTGGGAACCGCGGCGCTTGCTGGGACAGCTGGTCGACATTTATCTGCATCTGAGCTGTGATGAGTTTGCGGCCGCCCTGGCTGCCGATGAGCGTTCGTTCGAAAAGCAATTCTTTGAAGATGCGGCAAACCGCGTAGAACGGATCGGTATACGTTCGCACAGAGACGTGGACGAGTTCCGGAAGCTGATCCATAAGGCAGCTGATATCTATGTGAAAAATCAGGAGAATGCCGATGAGTTTGCGGAAGCGCCAGATGATTTTAAGGACCCGCTGATGGATACACTGATGACGGATCCGGTCATCTTGCCGTCCGGTACGATTATGGACCGGGCGATCATTACGCGGCATCTGCTTAACAGCAGCACCGATCCGTTCAACCGTCAACCACTTACGGAAGATATGCTAAAACCGG ccACGGAACTGAAGGAGCGCATCCAGCAGTGGATCAAAGAGTATCGAGCTCAGAAGCAGTCTAGTTAA
- the LOC128303621 gene encoding post-GPI attachment to proteins factor 2-like, whose product MLPQYERLVDPNVSDTGGGGTLRRSTFRVRFGKLAVGTVMLPVTGFLFCVIWSLLYNFEQANATHCLVYNFLPSLSAAIGNYQPQRFVWQFSVLFHAPFRYAIAFLYKNHHLTLLTRKHRKEWAYLACILNIVELSSLVGLSLWTSSNNYEIHKFCFSAFVICSILYMLLVVLINRLTRADEMLTLAERKSLRFKRRLLVVNVASILFAVYFFVRHNSHCEPGIYSLFALSEYVFVYSNIGFHITAYWDFIKANVYFHWRTGIHFSSV is encoded by the exons ATGTTACCGCAGTACGAGCGACTCGTAGATCCCAATGTGAGCGATACTGGTGGTGGCGGCACCCTCCGGAGAAGTACATTTCGCGTCCGATTCGGTAAGTTGGCCGTCGGGACAGTTATGCTGCCGGTTACGGGCTTTCTGTTCTGCGTCATCTGGTCGCTGCTGTACAACTTCGAGCAGGCGAATGCGACCCACTGTCTGGTGTACAATTTCCTGCCCTCGCTATCGGCGGCGATCGGTAACTACCAGCCGCAACGATTCGTGTGGCAGTTTTCGGTGCTATTTCACGCTCCGTTCCGGTACGCGATTGCATTCCTGTACAAAAACCATCACCTAACGCTGTTGACACGGAAGCATCGCAAAGAGTGGGCCTACCTAGCGTGTATTTTAAACATCGTAGAGTTAAGCTCGCTGGTCGGTTTAAGCTTATGGACCTCCAGCAACAACTATG AAATTCACAAATTTTGTTTCAGTGCCTTTGTGATCTGTTCCATACTGTACATGCTTCTGGTGGTGCTCATCAATCGACTAACGCGCGCCGACGAGATGCTTACACTGGCGGAGCGTAAATCGTTGCGCTTCAAGCGCCGACTGCTGGTGGTGAATGTGGCTTCCATACTGTTTGCGGTGTACTTCTTCGTGCGCCACAACAGCCATTGCGAGCCGGGCATCTATTCACTGTTTGCGCTAAGCGAGTACGTGTTCGTGTACTCCAACATCGGCTTCCACATTACGGCCTACTGGGACTTTATAAAAGCAAATGTGTACTTCCATTGGCGCACCGGCATACACTTTAGCTCCGTTTAA